A window of Pyrinomonadaceae bacterium genomic DNA:
CCAGGCATTGCGGCCGGACCGGGAATCTTGGGCCGGTTTCTGGTCAACCAGGCAAGATCGTTGTCATACACAATCGCCAAAGTCACCGCATTCTTTTTTCTGTCGTACGACAGGACGGTCAGTCCTTCTGCTTTCATTTCCTTCTCAAACACATCGCTGCTTAGTGGCTTCACGTCCGTAAAGGTATCGGTTGACTTTGGCTGTGCCCGGGGCAAGTCCTCTTCAGGGACAAACCAGAGCCGGTTACCGTAGAACGAGTTGTCCCGCGAATTCTCAGTCGTCGTGATGATCAAAAAGCCGCGTAGCTCCGGCACATACTCGATCGATGACAGATGCCACTCCACAGCCTGTGTCATTTGCGCTTTGAACTTAAAGAAAGGCGTCAGGGACAGTGGCTGGGCATTATCGAAGGCGCTTCGATAGACTTTGATTTCGCCAGATCTATCACGAATGCCAAACGAGACTTCCGTGTGCCCGTCGAGTTTCCGAACCGCTAAACCCTCGATTTCGAGCTTAGTATTCAGCGGTTTTGACGTCGGATTTATATGCTTAGCCTGTCGCTCGTCAAAGTGGAAACTGAATAGCTGCGAACGGGAACCGATGAGGTAATAGTTTCCTTCCGGGTCTTTCGCCATTGCTTCCCAATCCAGATTCTTCTGGACTGTTCCGACCGGCAAGGCTTCGCCGGCAATCTTGCCGGTGGTTGAATCGACCACCACAAGACCAGGTTGTTTATCGTCGGCCACCAGAAGCTGAGTGCCCGATAGCGGCACCAGACCGGACGGTTCAACGCGCTCATTATTGAGGGCCACTGTCTGTGACACCGTAATCCTGATTTCCTGCGCGCGAGCCGGCGCCGCGGTAACCATGACCACGAATCCGATCAACAGAACCAGCCTGGCTGCGTCAGCAATGGCGGTAAATTTCTTCATACAGTAAATCGATTCTCCAGATTCAGTGGTTAAAATTCTTTCGAAGTTTCAGAGGTGAGTCAAGCGGATAACCGACGGTCACAACGCGTTCCAGTCTGAAATGCTTACTAAGTTACAATGGGGTTCATGAATCACATCCTTTCGGTCCTGAAACTATTTCTGCTGGTTGCGTGTGTTTCGTTAACTTCATATGCCGCGCCGCAGACCATGCGGCTCGACTATTTCCACACCGGCGACGCCAAACACGAAACGTTCAGTTTCGATCGCGTGGTCATCGAGCCTTTGCCCTGGCCCGGCGACATGACGAAAACGATCGACCCGACCGACTACGGCAAATATTTTTTCGAAGTGCGCGAGGCGAAAACGAACCGCGTGTTGTATTCGCGCGGCTTCGCGTCGGTTTATGGCGAGTGGGAGACAACCGACGAAGCCGGTCGTGTCATGCGGACGTTTAGCGAGTCGCTGCGCTTTCCCGCGCCGGATGCGCCGGTCGAGATCGTGCTGCGAAAGCGCGACGCGAAGAACAAATGGCACGAGGCCTGGAAATTCTCGATCGATCCCAAGGACATGTTCATCGATCGATCGAAGCCCACCGCGCCGGCGCGGCTGATCCCAATTCAGCGTATGGGGGATCCGGCAACGAAAGTAGATCTGCTTCTGCTGGGCGACGGTTACACTGCGCGCGAGCAAAGCAAGTTCGTAGCCGATGCGCGGCGTCTGATCAAGGTCCTGTTTGAGACTTCACCTTTCAAAGAGAACCGCACGGCGTTCAACGTCTGGGGTCTTTGTCCGCCCGCCGCGCAATCAGGTATTTCGCGACCGTCAACCGGCATCTATCGCGACTCGATTTCGACTTATGACGCGTTCGGTTCCGAACGTTACATCCTGGCCTTCGACAATCAGCGGCTGCGCAAGGTCGCGCAGTTTGCGCCGTACGAGTTTATCGAAGTGCTGGTGAACGGACGGACGTACGGCGGCGGGGGAATCTTCAATCTCTACAGCACGGTTGCGGCGGACAACGCGTTCGCGCCTTATGTGTTTGTGCATGAGTTCGGGCACCACTTCGCGGCTCTGGCTGATGAGTACTACACGTCCCCGGTCGCTTACGCCCCCGCCGCGGAACGCATCGAGCCCTGGGAGCCGAACGCAACCGCGCTGCTCGATAGGAAGAACCTGAAGTGGAAAGACCTCGTCGATGCCGACACGCCGCTTCCGACGCCCTGGAGCAAAGAGGAGTTCGAAGCCTACTCGCGGCAATACAGTGCGCGGCGCGCGCAGCTTCGCAAAGACAATCGGCCGGAAGCCGAAATGGAAGCGCTGTTTCGCGAAGACCGTCGCATGGTCGATGCGATGATGGCGAAAGAGAAGTACAACGGGCGAGTCGGTGCTTTCGAAGGCGCGATGTACGAAGCCAAGGGATTCTACCGGCCGCAGGTGGACTGCATCATGTTTTCGCGAACGGATTTCTTCTGCAAGGTTTGTAAGCGCGCGATTGAGCGCGTGATCCGGTTGTACGCCTGATAGGTCAGAACCCGGATCGACAGTGTTGGGATCCGGCGCTCAGCCGCCGGAGGATCGTCTTAGCGACTTGGGACGCGCTCGCCTGCACGGTGTTTACCGGTTCCCCGAAGTGCTCATCTTCATGTGACGCGACACACAGACGCGCCTTTCGCACGCTCCAGTCAACAGCGCGGGCGCGGCCGCGCCGGCTCCTGGCGCCGAGCCGTTCGAGGATCGTCGCCAGATCCGCTCTCAGGCAGAACACGCGAACATTCGGGTCGAGCGATTTCAGACCTGCCACCACCTCATCGAAGTACTCACGGCGGCTGAAGGCCATCGGCACGATTACTGCGCCGGTTGTAACTGTCTGAAAAAGCCGCACGCCAGAGATAACCGACCTTCGCCACAGGTCGATGTCCTGGAAGTCATCGGTGCCGGCGCCACGCAGTTTTACCCACCTCGGCAATCGCATCAGAATTGAGCCGGCCCATTCCGGGTTGTAGACCAAACTTCGTGGGACGCGACGGCGGAGAAGGCGCGCGACGGTGCTTTTACCAATACCGAATGAGCCATTGATTAGGATGATCATTACTAAACTCGACAGGCAAAGCGGCGAACGCATAACTTAGGTTGCAGCACGGGCCTTTCGCACGCACAACACCGCCAACAGCAACATCACGATTGCGATGACTACCTGTGACGGTGATAAGCCGCCGCCAGTTGCCATCCGCTCAACAGTGCGGAACAGGGCCAGCACGCCAATCAATCCGAACAAAGCCGTAAGAGCATACCTGAGGATTCTCATGCGGTTCCTGACTTACCCCCGCGCGGGACGACGCCTGTGCGTGTAATAGACTCTGCACTCATTGACTGGCGTCCCGTCGTCCGTTTCCAGGTTGTAGCTGACTCGGATCCGGTACCACCCGGTCTTAGTGAAGATTGGTTCGTCATCAGTGCTGACACGGCCATTTGCCTCAGCCGTGACAATCTTAAGCAGCTTCATTTTTTCAAATGCATACCAGCTGGCGGTCGCGGCTTCGTCATTCGGCTCCCACGATCGCAACCAAAAAAACTTATTGTCAGGACCAAGGATCGCCAGGTCCCGGCCGTGAGGGACGGACATATTGAGCGTAAGTGTGTCACCCAGATAGAGCCTGCCGGGTGAGCATCTCAAGCTGACCTTGCGCGCTATATCTCTGGCCGAAGGTTGTGGCTTCGTGTCTTGCCCGAACGCACTATGTCCAGCGAAAAGAGTGACGATCATCAACAGTAGGGCGGGTAAGAAACGTTTCATAACAGTCCTCACGCTTCGACTTGTCTGATAGTGGGCCTATCCGCCGGCTCGGCGGCTCTGAGCAAGAAGGATGATTCCAAGGACGAGAAAGGCCAGACCGATAGCCAGAAAGGCGCGTTGTCCGATGGCGCCGAGCGTGATGAAGGCGATCCCGACGGTCAGGAAGGGAGCGCCAATGTATTTTGTGGCTGTCATGATCTGCCTTTCGCCGCTCCGATCTACTGGCGGCTAGGTTTCACTGCACTCAGCTTGTTTCCAAATTCCGTTGAGCTAAGTGAACGGTCACTGATTGGGTTTGTAAGGTTTGTCGTCGAGGAGCAGATCCCCGTCACGAATATTATCTACGCGGTACAACTTCCACCCTTCGACAGTTTTCTTCCAGGTCTCGCGCTGCACGACGGCGCTTTCGACCTTGTGTAATGTGCCATCTGGAAAGCGTTGCATCCGAACAGTCTTTTGACTTATGTCAGCGCTCGCCAAATCGCCCTCCACCTCAATCGTTCCGATTTGATTATCCTGTGAGATGAAATGGTCGATTCTCTCGAGGAAGAGTCGGGTACGCGTCTCCATGTAAGCCCGCGTGTTTACCGTGCCGTCCGGCGTGACCGTGTGAAAATCGTCGGCGCGCAAAGCCATGATTGCCGCCAAATCTTTTGCCTTGAATGCCGCCATGTTGCGGGCGTACCAATCCTCGATCGCCTTACGCACGGGTTTGGACTTGTCCCGCGCAATCGTCCGGCCGTCTTTAGTTTTTGTCTTACCTTCGTCCGGTGACGTCTGCGACCGATCACTCTGTGATTGCGCGACAAGCGGTGTCGAGTAACTAATTAGCAGAGCAAAACCGGCAAGCAGCAAAATGTTTTTCATTGTTTCCCCTTCCGAACTCTTATTCCTGCACGTCTAAGAAAAACCTTCACGGCGAGGCTGAGTGCCGACAGAACCGACTATGATGCGCTTGTAGATCTTTTGACATCAGATGCCGTTCGAATCTCAGGGATAACGAGAGTTGTTAGCGCGGCGTGTTAGCTCTGATTGTGAGATCCGCGCGCACAGGTCCGAGCGGCGTTACTGCCTCAATCCTCAGCGGCAGGTGTCGGTAATCATCACCCACCCAAAGTCGCAGTTGCAGCCGGTCAGCGGCGCCGTCATCGCTGGTTAATGTCAGCAGCAGCGCGGGGACCT
This region includes:
- a CDS encoding IgA Peptidase M64, coding for MNHILSVLKLFLLVACVSLTSYAAPQTMRLDYFHTGDAKHETFSFDRVVIEPLPWPGDMTKTIDPTDYGKYFFEVREAKTNRVLYSRGFASVYGEWETTDEAGRVMRTFSESLRFPAPDAPVEIVLRKRDAKNKWHEAWKFSIDPKDMFIDRSKPTAPARLIPIQRMGDPATKVDLLLLGDGYTAREQSKFVADARRLIKVLFETSPFKENRTAFNVWGLCPPAAQSGISRPSTGIYRDSISTYDAFGSERYILAFDNQRLRKVAQFAPYEFIEVLVNGRTYGGGGIFNLYSTVAADNAFAPYVFVHEFGHHFAALADEYYTSPVAYAPAAERIEPWEPNATALLDRKNLKWKDLVDADTPLPTPWSKEEFEAYSRQYSARRAQLRKDNRPEAEMEALFREDRRMVDAMMAKEKYNGRVGAFEGAMYEAKGFYRPQVDCIMFSRTDFFCKVCKRAIERVIRLYA
- a CDS encoding AAA family ATPase, producing the protein MIILINGSFGIGKSTVARLLRRRVPRSLVYNPEWAGSILMRLPRWVKLRGAGTDDFQDIDLWRRSVISGVRLFQTVTTGAVIVPMAFSRREYFDEVVAGLKSLDPNVRVFCLRADLATILERLGARSRRGRARAVDWSVRKARLCVASHEDEHFGEPVNTVQASASQVAKTILRRLSAGSQHCRSGF
- a CDS encoding nuclear transport factor 2 family protein, producing MKNILLLAGFALLISYSTPLVAQSQSDRSQTSPDEGKTKTKDGRTIARDKSKPVRKAIEDWYARNMAAFKAKDLAAIMALRADDFHTVTPDGTVNTRAYMETRTRLFLERIDHFISQDNQIGTIEVEGDLASADISQKTVRMQRFPDGTLHKVESAVVQRETWKKTVEGWKLYRVDNIRDGDLLLDDKPYKPNQ